The sequence below is a genomic window from Sorangiineae bacterium MSr12523.
CCCGTCCTGCGGATCGAACAACACGCGGTACGCGGTGAATTCTCCTGCGGGCACACGCACGGGCTCGATGCGCTCGACCGAAACGACGAAGGGGCGCGGCGCCTTGCCCGGCGTGAAGTCGTCGATCAAATCGACGCGCGCGCGGTAGCCGGCTTGGAGCGGCTGGGCGAGCACCCACAGATCGAGTCCATTCCAAGGCCCCGTTTCCACGAATCCGGAAATGGGAATGTTGACCGCCGTGACGTTGCCTTTGCCATCGTCTTGCGTGCCCACGATGCGTTGCGGTTCGAACATGAAATGGGCGCGCGCCCGGACATGGAAATCGTCCGTTTCCAAGGTGGCCAGGGTCGCGCGATCGACCAGGGTGGTGCCCTCGAATTTGCCGCCGCGCTTGATATTGATCTCTTCGAAACGGTAATGGCGGCGCCAGACGGACTTGCCCGCTGCCGTATCGGCGTCCACGGAAACGTACAGCGTGGCGTGCCACGTGGGATGGTCACCATGGTGCTCGGTGTGGTAGCGCGTCTTCGACGGCTGCACGCCCGCCGACGGCGCCGATGCCGGTGGGTGCTGGCACGCGACGAGGTATAGTGCGCCCATGAAGGCAGGTGCGATGACCCCGGTTCTCATAGCAATGGGGTTGACGTTAGCATGCGCCAGCAGCACCGAGCCGCTCCAAGGTGCCAACACCATCTCGGGGCAGGTGGAGGGCCGTTCCCTCGAACTGCTCGACACCGTGGCGAAGATCTTTCCCGGCCCGCGCCTTTTCCTCGTGCTGTCCAGCGCCGGTGCGCTGTGCTTGGACTACGAGGGCGCCGGAGGCTTTTTGCAACACAAGAACGAGACGAGCCTCGTGTTGGAGGTGCACTTCGCCGGGGAGCCGGCGCCTGGCACCTATGCGGTCGACCCTTCTGCGCCACCGTCGACGGCGCATGCCTCGGGCCAATTCACCGTCAACGATGCCACCTGCGGGATCGCCTTTTCGCAGCCGACCGACGGTGGCGGGACCGTGACCATCACCAAGCTCGATTCCTCGGAGGTTGCAGGCTCGTTCGACGTCAAGTTCAAGGGTGGCGGTTCCCTTCAGGGAACCTTTCATCGCACCCAGTGCCCCGACTTCGTCGATCGCAACGCACCCGGGTGCAAATAAGAGCTACCTTGGGCCCATGCCGAACGTCCGGATCGAAACCAACAAGGGAAGCTTCGAAATCGCCCTCGACGAGCAGCGCGCCCCGAAAAGCGTGGCGAACTTTCTCGCCTACGTGGACGCGCAGCAGTACGACGGGACCATCTTCCATCGCGTCATTCCAAACTTCATGGCGCAAGGCGGTGGCTTCGATGGCGCATACTCCAAACGGTCGACGAATTCCCCCGTGCAAAACGAGGCAGACAACGGTCTGAAGAATCGCCGCGGCACCGTGGCGATGGCCCGCACGAGCGATCCGCACTCCGCGACGTCGCAATTTTTCGTCAACGTCGCCGACAACGACTTTCTCGATCATCGGAGCAAGTCGCCGGAGGGCTGGGGCTACACCGTATTTGGCACGGTGGTGTCAGGCATGGAAACCATCGACGCCATCGTCGCCGAGCGCACCGGCTCGGGCGGTCCCTTCGCCAAAGACGCGCCGCTTCAGCAAGTGGTCATTCACTCCGCGCGGCGCCTGTAGTTCTTTTTTGCCGGGTCAAGGGCCGCAGAATTTCCTGTTCTGCGACCCGCCGCCCGTCGAGTGGCACGTAAAGTTCGGGTTGGCCCGTTCGCGGCAGAAGGCGTTGGCGTCCGCGCCCGCGGGCAGGTTGGCCGATTCGCAGCTCAACACGCAGTACTTTTGCTCTGCCGACTGGACCGGGGAGCAGACTTCCTTGATGCCATTCGCGCATTCGCCTGCAATCGCGCAGCAATCCGCGTCCTCGGAGCAGGTGTGCGTGCAATAGCCATCCTTGAGTTCCGTGAGGCAAACGACATTGCCGCGCAATGCGGCGGCGTCCAGGCCGGAATAGCATTGGTTCGGGTTCGAACAGGTGAGACCCGTTGGGGGCGGACGGTCGTCCGAGTCGCTGGAGCTGCTGGAACAGGCCACGAGGGCAAGGCAGCCCGCGATGATGCTGGCAAATCGATGCAGGGTTTTCACGTCGGGTGCAGTGGTCCGACGCCCGCGCGATCAGGCAGCGCGGCCATACTTTTTTCCGCGACCCCCACCGGAGGCCCTTCCGGACGAGCAAGGGCCCCCGCCGGAGCGCTGATCAATACAGGTTTTGCAGGGCGGTGACGTCGGTGCTCGTGAAATTGCCGGTCTCGCTGCTGCGGAAGCAGGAGTTCATGAGCGAACCGCCCACCGTCGCCGTACTGGGCGTTCCGGAGATCAGGATCGCGCCCACGTCCGAGGCGCCTTCGTTGCCGCCCGAGCCGCAGCTGATGCTGCGATTGTAATAATCGGAGTGGCGGAATCCGATGGTGTGGCCAATCTCGTGGGTGATGACGTGTGTGACCACGCTGGTGCCGTATTGCGACGTGGACGAGGCCACGTTGATCGCATTGTAGGGGCGACCGCCCGACGGGAATCCGGAGCTACCGCCCGCCGAACCGGAGGTGAGGTTCGCCGTGATGGTGGCGCTGCAGCCGCTGGTGCTGCCGGTGGTCCGGCGCAACGAGAAGGAAAGGCCCAAATTGTTGTAGTTGGAAATCGCCCGGTCGAGCGCGGTGCTGAACGTGCCGGTGTACGCCGACCCATTGACGCAAATCACCGACACACTGCTGCTGACGAGGTTGGTCGTGCGGTATTGCTCTTTGGAGTTCGAGCCATCCGTCTGCAGCATTTCCCGCGAAGCTTCGAGGCTGACTGCGGCGTCCCGGCCGACGTAGACGACTCCATCGACCTCCATGATGTCGTCCGCAGGAAATCCTGCCTTAACGAGATTTGAGATGATTTCTTGGTTCGTCGATGCCGTGGACTCCGATGCATCGGAATCCGACGCAGCGCATCCCGTACCCATGGCCAGCATCGCCACGAAACCAATGAGAGTCTTCGCGTAGTTCGCTTTACCGAGAGTCATAGTACGCCCTTTCCCAGCGGATTTTCCGCTGGTCCCTGTGCGAAACGTCTTTCGACCGACATGACTCCGCAGTTCGCGCCGCGGCCGATTTTTCACGGTCCGCACGCAGTGCTCACAC
It includes:
- a CDS encoding peptidylprolyl isomerase, translated to MPNVRIETNKGSFEIALDEQRAPKSVANFLAYVDAQQYDGTIFHRVIPNFMAQGGGFDGAYSKRSTNSPVQNEADNGLKNRRGTVAMARTSDPHSATSQFFVNVADNDFLDHRSKSPEGWGYTVFGTVVSGMETIDAIVAERTGSGGPFAKDAPLQQVVIHSARRL